AACTTCCTTCGATTCTGCTGGCCCTCTGGGCTGTGTGGATTCCAACGGTCGCCATCGTCTACTGTCTGCCGCCGGCTTTGCAGTTTCCGCTGGTGAATATCGTACTTTGCTTCTGGTCGCTTTTACTAACCGCCCTGAACTCCGGAGAAAACAATGAGATCGATTGCTAACAAATTCCTGACCATCGGTGTAAAAGAAAAAGGCGCTGAGCTTTGCAGCATCAGAGATTCCGGCGGCACGGAATACATGTGGCAGGCCGACCCAGCATTCTGGGCCCGTCACGCGCCGGTACTTTTTCCAGTCGTCGGAAGACTGCTCAACGGACGCTACGAGCTGAACGGAAAAACGTTTGAACTGCCGCCGCACGGCTTTGCGCGCGACATGGAATTCAGTCTGGTCGAACAGAGTGAACACTCACTCGTTTTCCAGCTTCTGCCGACCGCCGAAACCCGCGCCCGCTATCCGTTTGAATTCGCCCTGAACATCATTTACCGCCTGAACGTCAACAGCCTCGAAATCAGTTATGAGGTGCGGAATAACGGTGTAGAAAGGATGCCCTTCTCGATCGGCGCTCATCCGGCATTTAATCTGCACGGCCCGGTCGATGAGTGCTTTCTGGAGCTTGAAAAAGCTGAAACGCTTAACACTCATCTGGTCAGCTCACATGGATTAATCCGTAGCGAAACGGCACCGGTTTTAGAAAACTCCAGCATCATTCAGCTCACTGAAACGCTGTTTGACCAAGACGCTCTGGTGTTTATGGACATGAAGTCAGAAAAAATCACGCTCGGCGCAAAGCACCACTCACGCCGCTTAACAGTGGAGTTCCCCGGATTTCCGCAGCTCGGCATCTGGTCCAAGCCTGGCGCACCGTTTGTCTGCATCGAACCGTGGTACGGTTACGCCGACCCCGAACAGCCGTATGGCGACATCATGAAAAAGCCGGGTATCCAGTATCTTGGAGCGGGCGAAACGTTCGTTTGTACGCACCGGATCAGCATTCAATAATCGGTGGATGCGTGCAATGTTTTGGAGTGCGGCGGCAAACGCAGTGCGACGCCGCGATGTAGCCGCGATCCTTGATCGCGGACTAAACCCGAGGTCAAGGACCTCGGCTACAAAATTCCGTAATCCCGTTCGCCAGATTTCCGGCAAACATCCTGCACAACCAGTCCGGCGAGGTTGAAACCAAACGCACCGGTGATATGCACCATCGAGCCGTTGATCTGCGCTTTCTGATGGCACCAGACATCGGACGGAATTTCGTTCCCTTCGTCATCAAGTTGTTTGGGACAGAAACAATGCGCTGAACCGCAGGCGGCTTTTACCGCTTCGAATGCCGGAAGCATTTCCTCGGAATAGACGCATAGACAGTCGCCGGTCGCGCCGCGCTGACGCAACCGCTTGCGAACGAAATGGGCCAGCCGGCAACCGCGCGATTTCCAGATCGAATCCACGCGAATCGTCGTGGCATCCAGTTT
The genomic region above belongs to Kiritimatiellaceae bacterium and contains:
- a CDS encoding aldose 1-epimerase family protein; the protein is MRSIANKFLTIGVKEKGAELCSIRDSGGTEYMWQADPAFWARHAPVLFPVVGRLLNGRYELNGKTFELPPHGFARDMEFSLVEQSEHSLVFQLLPTAETRARYPFEFALNIIYRLNVNSLEISYEVRNNGVERMPFSIGAHPAFNLHGPVDECFLELEKAETLNTHLVSSHGLIRSETAPVLENSSIIQLTETLFDQDALVFMDMKSEKITLGAKHHSRRLTVEFPGFPQLGIWSKPGAPFVCIEPWYGYADPEQPYGDIMKKPGIQYLGAGETFVCTHRISIQ